GCGCCCTTTTGTTCGGCCTGCTCTTTGGCGGTGAGCGCGATTTTATTTCGCACATACAGCAAGCCCGCACGGGCGGCATCGGTGGCGGGGTAGCGTCCGCTTGCGGCCAGGTCGAGATAGTCTGCCGCAGTGGGCATCTGCGCCGTGCCGCCAAAGGGTGGTTTCTCGTTCAGCGCAAAGGCATTGCCTATCCCCTGCGGTTCGGCGCAAGCTGCCGGCGGCGCGATGTCTGCGGCTTTGCCTATTTGGTAACCGCTCAGGCGGCGGTGGTTTTCGGTGTCGAACCAGGCATAAAACACTTCGCCCATGCGCGCATCGGTGGCCGCCAATACACACGGTGCGCTGATTTGGTATGCCACCGCATCCAAACACGGCACGCCGACAAGCGGCAGGTTGAACGGTGCCGCCAAGCCCTGCGCCACGCCTGCGCCGATGCGCAAACCGGTAAATGCGCCGGGGCCTTGTGCGTAAACAATTCCGCCCAAACCGGCCGCCGTGATGCCTGCTTCGGCCAGCAGCGCGCCGATGTGCGGCAGAATCAGCTCAGACTGGCGGTTGCCTGCGTTTTCGTGGCGGAGCAGGGTTTGCCCGTCCGCGCGCAAGGCCAGCGACAGAAACGGAGTGCTGGTGTCGATGGCTAAAACGGGGCGGGAAAAGTCGGCTTGCATGGCGGGCAATCGAAAGTGGTCGGACGGGGCATTATACCTGAGGCAGGGGCAATTTATCAGCGTGCCGGAAGCGGCCGGGGCTGTTTCGGCATTCAAGCCGCAAGAAGTTTGTCTGTCGTTGTTTCCGTGCCGGGCAACTGCAACATTCGGCGTCTGTGTCGGTTTCACCGGTGCTTCAATAGGTTGGCCGGTTTGATTCAGGTTCCCGCCGGCACGGGAATGGCGGCATTTCAGCCTTTCAGACGGCCTGCAAACCATACGGGTGATGGCGTACCGATGGTATTTGCGCGGCGGCATTACCGGTTTTTGCCCGAAGAGAGCGGTTGTGAAACCGCTGAAAGGGCAGCGGAACCGGTGCCGCATTATCCCGTTGCCGCAGCGTGCCGCCCGGTGTTGAAACCGTGCATTCAGGATGGGCGGGTAATTTTGATACAGAAAAATACTTTGGCTGATGGTTTTTTAAGCGGATGTGTAAGTATTGTGTATGATTGTGTTAAAATTTGCTGTGCAAACATAAAGCACAAACAATCGGGCAGGCCGTCTGAAGAATTTTCAGACGGCCTGAATATACCCCGCAACCCATTTGACAGCCCTCTGATGAATACCGACATACAACACGCACTACAACAGCTCAACACGCTGATTCTAGGGAAAGAAAACGTTTTACAGCAACTGTTTGCCGCCGTGCTTGCCGGCGGCCATGTTTTGCTCGAAGACGTGCCCGGCGTGGGCAAAACCACGCTGGCACACGGCGTGGCGGCAGTTTTGGGCCTGGATTACCGCCGTGTGCAGTTTACCAACGATATGCTGCCCTCCGATCTGCTGGGCATCAATGTTTACCGCCCCAACGAAGGCCGGTTTGAGTTCCACCCCGGCCCTGTGTTCCATCACTTTTTATTGGCCGATGAAATCAACCGCGCTTCGCCCAAACTGCAATCGGCGCTGCTGGAAGCGATGGAGGAGCGTCAGGTATCGGTGGACGGGCAAACCTACGCGCTGCCCGGGCCGTTTATCGTGATCGCCACCCAAAACCCCGCCGAACAGCTCGGCACCTTTCCCCTGCCCGAATCGCAACTCGACCGCTTTATGATGCGCCTGAGCATGGGCTACCCCGCCGCCGATGCCGAAAAACGGCTGTATGCCGAAGGCAGCGGCCGCCGCAACCTGCCTGCACTTCAGGCCGTTTGCGATGCCGCAACGCTCGCACAATGGCAGCGGCAGGCCGCGCAGGTGAAATGTTCGCAGGCGGCCGCCGATTATGTGTACCGCCTTGTGCAGGCCACGCGCCAACCCGGCCGTTTCGTGATCGGCTTAAGCCCGCGTGCGGGTTTGGCGGTGGTGGCCGCGGCCAAGGCGCGGGCGTTTATGCTGGGCAGGCCGCATGTGCTGCCCGAAGATATAAAAGCCGTGTGGGTGCCGGTGGCCAACCACCGTTTGCAACCCGTGCAGCAGGGTTTGACCGGCGCACAGATTCTCGCGGATCTGCTCAATCATGTTGCCGTTGCCTAAACGCCGTCTGAATGCCGTGCAGGAGGGGGCTGCTTCTGCCGCCGCGCTGCATTGCCGCCCTACCCGCTTGGGGGTGGGGCTGGCGGTAACGGTGCTGCTGTTGTGGCTGGTGGGGCTGAACTATCAGGTTAATCTGGCTTATGCCGCCGCTTTCTGGCTGGCGGGGTTTTTGCTGGTGTCGGTGCTGCTCAACCTGCGCCAGCTTTCGGTTTTTCAGATAACGGCGGAGATGCCGGCCGAAGTGTTTGCCGGCGGCCATGCCGTGCTGGAGCTGACCGCTGCCGGCAACACCCGCCGCCTGCTGTGGTTGTGCAGCGGAGATGATTTGGCTGATACGCACACGCCGCCTGCAAAATTGTGGCAGGCCTGGCATATCGGTTCAGACGGCCTGCCTGTTTTTCAATGGCGCATTCCCGCCCTGATGCGCGGCTATCTGCGCATACCGCCGCTGCATGCGGCCTCGGTGGCGCCGTTCGGCGTGAGCATGGTGCAGTGCGTGCGGCGCTGGTCGGACGAAGCAGTGGTGTTTCCCGCACCCGTTCCCCACGATGTGCCCGATATACCCGCCCGCAGCGGTGAAGCCGACCGGCAGCGCCCGCCCGCGCAGGGCGGCGGCGATTTGGCCTATTTGCAGATGCACCAACAGGGCGCATCGTTGCAGCACGTTGCCTGGAAAACCTATGCCAAAACCGGCGAAATGCTCGACAAACGCTTTGAAGAGCCGCAACAGGCCGCCCGCAACACCATTATTTCCTATGCAGACTACCCCGCCGTCAGCGACAAAGAGCGCTTGGCGGGCTTGCTGTGTTTCCGTGTGCTTGAAGCCGAACGCCTCGGCCTGCCGTATTCGCTGGAGCTGCCGCAGCGGCTGATTTCCCCACAGC
This genomic interval from Neisseria musculi contains the following:
- a CDS encoding AAA family ATPase — its product is MNTDIQHALQQLNTLILGKENVLQQLFAAVLAGGHVLLEDVPGVGKTTLAHGVAAVLGLDYRRVQFTNDMLPSDLLGINVYRPNEGRFEFHPGPVFHHFLLADEINRASPKLQSALLEAMEERQVSVDGQTYALPGPFIVIATQNPAEQLGTFPLPESQLDRFMMRLSMGYPAADAEKRLYAEGSGRRNLPALQAVCDAATLAQWQRQAAQVKCSQAAADYVYRLVQATRQPGRFVIGLSPRAGLAVVAAAKARAFMLGRPHVLPEDIKAVWVPVANHRLQPVQQGLTGAQILADLLNHVAVA
- the tsaB gene encoding tRNA (adenosine(37)-N6)-threonylcarbamoyltransferase complex dimerization subunit type 1 TsaB, producing the protein MQADFSRPVLAIDTSTPFLSLALRADGQTLLRHENAGNRQSELILPHIGALLAEAGITAAGLGGIVYAQGPGAFTGLRIGAGVAQGLAAPFNLPLVGVPCLDAVAYQISAPCVLAATDARMGEVFYAWFDTENHRRLSGYQIGKAADIAPPAACAEPQGIGNAFALNEKPPFGGTAQMPTAADYLDLAASGRYPATDAARAGLLYVRNKIALTAKEQAEQKGAL
- a CDS encoding DUF58 domain-containing protein, coding for MLPLPKRRLNAVQEGAASAAALHCRPTRLGVGLAVTVLLLWLVGLNYQVNLAYAAAFWLAGFLLVSVLLNLRQLSVFQITAEMPAEVFAGGHAVLELTAAGNTRRLLWLCSGDDLADTHTPPAKLWQAWHIGSDGLPVFQWRIPALMRGYLRIPPLHAASVAPFGVSMVQCVRRWSDEAVVFPAPVPHDVPDIPARSGEADRQRPPAQGGGDLAYLQMHQQGASLQHVAWKTYAKTGEMLDKRFEEPQQAARNTIISYADYPAVSDKERLAGLLCFRVLEAERLGLPYSLELPQRLISPQHGQREKCLTALALW